From a region of the Pseudophaeobacter arcticus DSM 23566 genome:
- a CDS encoding heavy metal translocating P-type ATPase yields the protein MPSDTHRHDHDHAEDAQASGGSCCGSAGTCGDIAPTTPAPTGGRSFQVSGLDCAEEVAILNKVIGPQIGGAEHLAFDVINGRMTILDSAKSVSDDEVAELVASTGMTAKPWNAENASVDQAAHLARQRLFTALSGGFWAAGFLWHIVETGMGGALGLFAGHGEAPMPLAEAGLFAVAILFGVWLVAPKAWSSARRLSPDMNLLMVVAVAGAIGLGEFFEAATVAFFFSLSLFLESWSVGRARNAVSALLDLAPPTARVIRDDGSETDMPAAQVAVGSSFIVRGGDRIPLDGLVTGGAGAVDQAPITGESALIPKEAGDEVYAGTINGEGTLTVRATKAASDTVLAKIIRMVGDAHARRAPVEQWVAKFARIYTPIVMALAVAIALLPPLIFGGAWDYWFYNALVLLVIACPCALVISTPVSIVAALTASARAGVLIKGGAYVEAPGRTTALAMDKTGTITMGQPEVAAVHPLGGASAQDLMTLAAGLEARSSHPLARAILARAEADGVKVSAAEDTRTIPGRGLEGRTDGRSIWLGSDRFAEEKGFGDAIPKDLRERIEGAGSTLVAVGDESGVTGILELRDRIRPDAKGIVAQLHAQGVKTIVMLTGDNERTARAVAAEVGIDEVRAELLPEDKVTAIEDLVKTHDMVAMIGDGVNDAPAMARAHYAIAMGAVGSDAAIETADIALMTDDLGKVPWLIGHSRRTMSIIHQNIGISLATKGVFVVATAFGMASMWGAIAADVGVSLLVVANALRLLNSQEAKAPPSGGEQVGPQIAKAALAHGH from the coding sequence GCCGAAGACGCCCAGGCAAGCGGCGGCAGTTGCTGTGGTAGCGCCGGAACGTGCGGCGACATCGCACCGACGACGCCCGCCCCAACCGGCGGGCGCAGTTTTCAGGTGTCCGGCCTCGATTGCGCCGAGGAGGTCGCGATCTTGAATAAGGTAATCGGCCCGCAGATCGGCGGGGCCGAGCATCTCGCGTTCGATGTGATCAACGGGAGGATGACCATTCTCGACAGCGCAAAGAGTGTATCGGACGACGAAGTTGCGGAACTTGTCGCGAGCACCGGCATGACCGCGAAGCCGTGGAATGCCGAGAACGCGTCGGTCGACCAAGCGGCCCATCTTGCACGACAGCGGCTGTTTACGGCTCTCAGCGGCGGCTTCTGGGCGGCGGGTTTTCTCTGGCACATCGTCGAGACAGGTATGGGCGGGGCGCTCGGCCTCTTCGCGGGGCACGGCGAAGCGCCGATGCCGCTGGCCGAGGCAGGGCTTTTTGCAGTTGCTATCCTATTCGGCGTTTGGCTTGTGGCACCGAAGGCATGGTCGTCCGCACGTCGGCTGTCGCCCGACATGAACCTGCTGATGGTTGTCGCAGTCGCCGGAGCCATCGGGCTCGGTGAATTCTTCGAGGCAGCGACAGTGGCTTTTTTCTTTTCGCTGTCCCTCTTTCTCGAAAGCTGGAGCGTTGGGCGCGCGCGGAACGCGGTGTCGGCGCTCCTGGATCTTGCGCCACCCACCGCGCGCGTGATCCGCGATGACGGAAGCGAGACCGACATGCCGGCGGCGCAAGTCGCCGTAGGCTCAAGCTTTATTGTACGCGGTGGCGACCGTATCCCGCTCGACGGCCTGGTGACGGGTGGCGCGGGCGCGGTCGACCAGGCGCCGATCACTGGCGAAAGTGCTTTGATACCCAAAGAGGCCGGAGACGAGGTCTATGCGGGCACGATCAACGGCGAAGGTACACTAACGGTGCGCGCCACGAAGGCCGCCTCGGATACCGTCTTGGCCAAGATCATCCGCATGGTCGGCGACGCTCATGCCCGCCGCGCGCCCGTGGAACAGTGGGTGGCAAAGTTCGCCCGCATCTACACGCCTATCGTCATGGCTCTCGCCGTCGCAATTGCGCTACTGCCGCCGCTTATCTTCGGCGGAGCCTGGGATTACTGGTTCTACAATGCCCTCGTGCTGCTGGTGATCGCTTGCCCATGTGCTCTGGTCATCTCGACCCCTGTCTCCATCGTCGCAGCGCTCACCGCTTCGGCGCGGGCGGGCGTCCTCATCAAGGGCGGTGCCTATGTAGAGGCGCCGGGCAGGACGACGGCGCTGGCCATGGACAAGACCGGCACAATCACCATGGGCCAGCCGGAAGTGGCGGCGGTGCACCCGCTGGGCGGGGCTTCAGCGCAAGATCTGATGACCCTCGCCGCAGGACTGGAGGCACGTTCGTCGCACCCTTTGGCGCGTGCCATTCTCGCGCGGGCGGAGGCCGACGGCGTCAAGGTGTCCGCCGCAGAGGATACCCGCACCATTCCCGGCAGGGGGCTTGAAGGACGCACTGACGGACGGTCGATCTGGCTGGGGTCGGACCGGTTTGCCGAGGAGAAGGGTTTCGGCGACGCCATTCCGAAGGATCTGCGGGAGCGGATCGAAGGCGCCGGCAGCACCCTTGTCGCTGTCGGCGATGAATCCGGTGTGACGGGCATTCTTGAACTGCGCGATCGCATCCGCCCTGATGCCAAGGGCATCGTGGCGCAACTTCACGCGCAGGGCGTGAAGACCATCGTCATGCTGACCGGTGACAACGAGCGAACAGCGCGCGCCGTTGCCGCCGAGGTCGGTATCGACGAGGTGCGCGCTGAGCTTCTGCCCGAAGACAAGGTGACAGCCATCGAAGACCTGGTCAAAACTCACGACATGGTTGCCATGATCGGCGACGGGGTGAACGATGCACCCGCAATGGCGCGCGCGCATTATGCCATCGCGATGGGTGCGGTTGGTTCTGACGCGGCAATCGAGACGGCGGACATTGCCCTTATGACCGACGACCTCGGCAAGGTGCCTTGGCTGATCGGTCATTCGCGCCGGACAATGTCGATTATCCATCAGAACATCGGTATTTCCTTGGCGACCAAGGGAGTTTTCGTTGTCGCTACCGCGTTCGGAATGGCATCGATGTGGGGCGCTATTGCAGCCGACGTGGGTGTGTCATTGCTGGTGGTGGCGAACGCCCTGCGCCTGCTCAACAGCCAAGAGGCCAAGGCACCGCCGTCCGGTGGCGAGCAGGTTGGGCCACAGATCGCAAAGGCCGCGCTTGCCCACGGACATTGA
- a CDS encoding L,D-transpeptidase family protein: MKTIRFPRRAVLLGGLAAFLSGCAGKFRSYDGPEVTRLRLYKGQRLLVLDGSDRVLQTYPIGLGFAPQGHKQFEGDGRTPEGTYIVDKRNPESTYHLSVGISYPNEADIAFAEAQGLSPGGDIFIHGGPRPGIDPTDIRDWTAGCIAVTDRQIEDIYAMVKDGTPIHIYA; the protein is encoded by the coding sequence GTGAAAACCATCCGATTTCCCCGCCGCGCCGTCCTGTTGGGTGGCTTAGCGGCCTTTTTGTCGGGCTGTGCCGGCAAGTTCCGCAGCTATGACGGACCCGAAGTGACGCGACTTCGGCTCTACAAGGGACAGCGTTTGCTTGTTCTCGACGGATCCGATCGCGTGCTGCAAACCTATCCGATCGGGCTGGGCTTCGCTCCTCAGGGTCACAAGCAATTCGAGGGAGACGGTCGGACCCCGGAGGGCACCTACATAGTCGATAAGCGCAACCCTGAAAGTACGTATCATCTTTCAGTTGGCATCTCTTATCCGAATGAGGCCGACATCGCCTTTGCCGAAGCGCAGGGCCTTTCCCCCGGCGGCGACATCTTCATCCATGGTGGTCCACGCCCCGGCATCGACCCGACGGACATCCGCGACTGGACAGCTGGCTGCATCGCGGTCACAGATCGGCAGATCGAGGACATCTATGCAATGGTGAAGGACGGAACGCCTATCCACATCTATGCATGA
- the lnt gene encoding apolipoprotein N-acyltransferase has translation MTLGFAAGALTVLTFPPFSILLLVPVAYSALFVGLRDLSFGRAFLVGWAFGLGQFGFGISWIAESFYVEAERFGALAIPAVAGLSAGLAIFPAIAAVLFVEIARRGAMGSLLACLLFATSWTAAEWLRGHVLTGFPWNLAGYALVDYAALRQPAAWVGSYGLSFLTVFVAALPGAALMAVGRQRLIISLMPLAGIVTMWAIGTLRLQSDAPQPPDVDLRIVQGNVPQEEKWAPENREATFARYIELSTQPGDFDVLLWPETAFPGFLDEDAQARSRIAAALPDGSVLLTGVPDRVPSEDGTRYFNTVQAFDDNSEILTGYAKHHLVPFGEYTPFRGWLPIERLTAGLGDFTPGPGLRTLALPGVPLVAVAICYEIIFPGHVVDDLFRPDWIFNATNDAWFGTSIGPEQHLASARMRAVEEGLPVIRAANTGISAVIDANGEIVARLDTGERGIVDADLPSARPPTPYALFGDWMLLALILASWSWALAANATANYRRMRKTVMHRCG, from the coding sequence ATGACGCTTGGTTTCGCCGCCGGGGCGCTGACCGTTCTAACCTTCCCGCCTTTCTCGATTCTCCTGCTTGTTCCCGTTGCCTATTCTGCGTTGTTTGTCGGTCTTCGCGACCTCTCCTTCGGGCGTGCTTTTCTCGTCGGCTGGGCGTTTGGTCTCGGCCAGTTCGGTTTCGGGATTTCGTGGATCGCGGAAAGTTTCTACGTCGAGGCCGAGCGTTTCGGGGCGCTGGCGATCCCGGCCGTCGCGGGATTGTCCGCAGGTCTCGCGATTTTCCCGGCCATTGCCGCCGTGCTCTTCGTCGAAATCGCGCGGCGCGGAGCCATGGGCAGTCTCCTGGCCTGCCTCCTGTTCGCGACCTCATGGACCGCGGCCGAGTGGTTGCGCGGTCACGTTCTGACAGGTTTTCCGTGGAACCTCGCCGGCTACGCTCTTGTTGATTACGCCGCCCTTCGCCAGCCCGCCGCCTGGGTGGGAAGTTATGGGCTAAGCTTTCTCACCGTGTTCGTAGCGGCACTCCCCGGCGCGGCTCTCATGGCGGTCGGGCGACAACGATTGATCATCTCGCTCATGCCGCTGGCCGGCATCGTAACGATGTGGGCCATCGGCACGCTTCGCCTCCAGTCGGATGCACCACAGCCACCGGATGTCGACCTGCGCATCGTTCAGGGCAACGTACCCCAAGAGGAGAAATGGGCGCCCGAGAACCGCGAGGCGACCTTCGCGCGCTATATCGAGCTTTCAACCCAGCCCGGCGATTTCGACGTTCTTCTCTGGCCGGAAACTGCCTTTCCCGGTTTCCTCGATGAGGATGCCCAGGCGCGATCCCGTATCGCGGCTGCGCTTCCGGACGGCAGCGTGCTGCTCACCGGAGTGCCGGACCGTGTACCGAGTGAGGATGGCACCCGATATTTCAACACCGTCCAGGCTTTTGACGATAACAGTGAGATCCTGACCGGATACGCGAAACACCATCTCGTGCCCTTTGGCGAATACACTCCATTCCGCGGCTGGTTGCCGATCGAGCGGCTGACAGCGGGGCTGGGCGATTTTACGCCTGGACCGGGCCTGCGAACGCTTGCGCTTCCGGGTGTGCCGCTGGTCGCCGTGGCGATCTGCTATGAGATCATCTTCCCAGGCCATGTGGTCGACGACCTGTTCCGACCCGACTGGATTTTTAACGCGACAAACGATGCCTGGTTTGGAACCAGCATCGGACCCGAGCAGCATCTGGCTTCCGCACGTATGCGCGCCGTAGAGGAAGGCCTTCCTGTCATCCGAGCCGCGAATACGGGCATCTCTGCCGTCATCGACGCGAACGGAGAGATCGTTGCGCGGCTCGATACCGGGGAAAGGGGCATAGTCGACGCTGATCTTCCCTCTGCGCGGCCGCCTACGCCATATGCGCTTTTTGGGGACTGGATGTTGCTGGCGCTCATCTTGGCTTCGTGGAGCTGGGCTCTGGCGGCCAATGCGACGGCTAACTACCGCCGCATGAGAAAGACCGTCATGCATAGATGTGGATAG
- the lspA gene encoding signal peptidase II yields MIGIFAALTAFVIDQITKAIVVANAASLSTGIAVFPGFNLVFYRNDGVTFGLLGGAPWWSLIALALAICGWLGVMLFRAENAVETLAYGAIIGGALGNVFDRVRYRAVTDFLDFYINSTHWPAFNMADVFVVSGVGLLLAAPWISARRPIKS; encoded by the coding sequence GTGATCGGTATTTTTGCGGCGCTTACCGCTTTCGTAATCGATCAGATCACAAAAGCCATTGTTGTGGCGAATGCGGCCTCCTTAAGCACTGGAATCGCCGTGTTTCCAGGTTTTAACCTTGTCTTTTATCGCAATGATGGCGTCACTTTCGGACTACTTGGCGGCGCACCATGGTGGAGCCTCATAGCTCTCGCTCTTGCCATCTGCGGCTGGCTGGGGGTTATGCTGTTTCGCGCCGAAAATGCGGTTGAAACGCTTGCCTATGGCGCGATTATTGGTGGGGCCTTGGGCAATGTCTTTGATCGTGTGCGGTATCGGGCTGTAACGGACTTCCTGGATTTCTACATCAACTCAACGCATTGGCCTGCCTTCAACATGGCCGATGTGTTTGTCGTCAGTGGCGTGGGGCTCTTGCTCGCCGCACCCTGGATCAGTGCGCGGCGTCCGATCAAGTCGTGA
- a CDS encoding ZIP family metal transporter: MENLSPIMLGFLGSLAAGSLTAVGAIPVLFGRIPSRATRDLSLGFAAGVMLSASFFSLIIPALDAAEPMFENGAMPAAIVCVSILLGMGAVALMNERLPHEHFRTGREGPEAASLRRVWLFIIAITIHNFPEGLAVGVGFGSGGMEGGLPLAIGIGLQNAPEGLAVAVSLLGEGYPKLRAWGIAALTGMVEPIGGLLGAGIITLSEPLLPWGLAFAAGAMLYVISHEIIPETHRSGHQNKATLGLAVGLVLMLFLDVWLG; this comes from the coding sequence ATGGAAAACCTGTCTCCGATAATGCTCGGCTTTCTCGGAAGCCTTGCCGCCGGATCGCTCACGGCAGTCGGAGCAATTCCCGTGCTGTTCGGGCGCATCCCGTCGCGGGCGACGCGCGATCTGTCGCTCGGCTTCGCTGCCGGCGTCATGCTCTCAGCCTCGTTCTTTTCTCTGATCATCCCGGCGTTGGATGCGGCGGAGCCGATGTTCGAGAACGGCGCGATGCCTGCGGCCATCGTTTGCGTCTCGATCCTTTTGGGCATGGGGGCCGTTGCATTGATGAATGAAAGGCTGCCGCACGAGCATTTCAGAACGGGACGCGAAGGGCCCGAAGCGGCGTCCTTACGGCGGGTCTGGCTGTTCATCATCGCAATCACGATCCACAACTTCCCGGAAGGCCTCGCGGTCGGAGTTGGCTTCGGTTCCGGAGGTATGGAAGGCGGTCTGCCACTCGCCATCGGCATCGGGCTTCAGAATGCGCCTGAAGGGCTGGCCGTTGCGGTATCCCTGTTGGGCGAAGGATATCCGAAGCTGCGCGCCTGGGGCATCGCCGCGCTAACGGGAATGGTCGAGCCGATTGGCGGTTTGCTCGGGGCTGGCATCATCACACTGTCGGAACCGCTGCTGCCATGGGGCTTGGCCTTTGCCGCAGGCGCCATGCTTTATGTCATCAGCCACGAAATCATCCCCGAAACCCATCGCAGCGGCCATCAGAACAAGGCAACGCTCGGCTTGGCCGTCGGGCTCGTTTTGATGCTTTTTCTCGATGTTTGGTTGGGGTGA
- a CDS encoding DUF411 domain-containing protein, whose protein sequence is MKRMTQALTIALALFPAAQALAEATAIDVRKTNGCGCCLSWMNHLEENGFAPTGENMFGGSLVRFKLDNGVPQRMVSCHTALIEGYVIEGHVPAADIRRLLEERPDAVGLAVPGMPYGSPGMGPEENREAYDVFLIREDGSTEVFSSYAEG, encoded by the coding sequence ATGAAACGCATGACCCAAGCTCTGACCATCGCGCTCGCCCTGTTCCCGGCGGCCCAGGCCCTCGCAGAGGCAACAGCGATAGACGTCCGCAAGACCAACGGATGCGGCTGCTGCCTGTCCTGGATGAACCATCTCGAGGAAAACGGATTCGCGCCGACGGGCGAGAACATGTTTGGCGGGTCGCTGGTTCGTTTCAAGCTCGACAACGGCGTGCCGCAGCGCATGGTCTCCTGCCATACCGCGCTCATAGAGGGCTACGTGATTGAAGGCCATGTCCCGGCCGCTGATATCCGCCGCCTTCTTGAGGAACGCCCGGACGCCGTCGGCCTCGCCGTTCCGGGAATGCCCTATGGCTCGCCCGGCATGGGGCCGGAAGAAAACCGTGAAGCTTATGATGTCTTCCTCATCCGCGAGGACGGGTCGACCGAAGTCTTTTCAAGCTACGCCGAAGGATAA
- a CDS encoding M23 family metallopeptidase has product MRLRTFAAGVALAGTVSGAAIAFFDVLSKEPVPPELAQAGSWMPQRPEAPRSLDIPLSLPATAWVEDTPGFGPLPLLQAAVVDRPMQAIEPPLLTWSRDISSGETLDSLLSEAGLAGDDRAEVALALGAEYDLRRLRPGNSVTVVSTMDGSPRTVSLAVEDGVRIEVLFGEQVSTQVVAPDPEIVTLAGEAVIDTSIFAALDNAGIPARFAVDLAQMLGGTVDFRREMAGGETLRLLWRETRVGDDKIGQPDLAFAALEIGDSLYEIVWPDDGSGQATIYVDGEVLRVFAQPVEGARLSSVFGRRTHPVYGNVRMHTGVDFAAASGTPVRTTAPGRVSFIGWRGGYGRVVEISHGSETMTRYAHLSAVSEGLTQGQRVAAGDLIGRVGATGTATGPNLHYEVLVDGRPTDPLSDDRLAEAAENEVDDTAALLRLTEARALLTENLDSEIAQTTTERL; this is encoded by the coding sequence ATGAGGCTCAGAACTTTTGCGGCAGGTGTCGCGCTTGCGGGGACCGTTTCGGGGGCGGCTATCGCATTCTTCGATGTTCTGTCGAAAGAACCCGTGCCGCCAGAACTTGCCCAGGCAGGTAGCTGGATGCCCCAGCGTCCTGAAGCTCCCCGGAGCCTGGATATTCCGTTGTCGCTGCCAGCTACGGCGTGGGTGGAAGATACACCCGGCTTCGGCCCCTTGCCCCTGCTGCAGGCCGCTGTTGTTGACAGGCCGATGCAGGCCATCGAACCGCCCCTGTTGACTTGGTCTCGCGACATCTCTTCTGGTGAAACGCTCGACTCCTTGCTTTCCGAAGCCGGTCTTGCGGGAGACGACCGGGCGGAAGTCGCCCTTGCACTTGGCGCGGAATACGATCTGCGACGGTTGCGGCCGGGGAATTCGGTCACTGTTGTTTCGACTATGGATGGCAGCCCCCGCACCGTCTCGCTCGCCGTCGAGGACGGGGTGCGGATCGAGGTGCTTTTTGGCGAGCAGGTGTCCACGCAGGTCGTGGCGCCGGATCCGGAGATCGTAACCCTTGCTGGGGAGGCCGTGATCGACACCTCGATCTTCGCGGCACTCGACAATGCCGGCATCCCCGCCCGATTTGCCGTGGACCTTGCGCAAATGCTGGGTGGAACCGTGGATTTCCGCCGTGAGATGGCTGGAGGCGAGACACTAAGGCTTCTCTGGCGCGAGACGCGCGTCGGCGATGACAAGATCGGACAGCCGGACCTCGCCTTCGCCGCACTGGAAATCGGCGATTCGCTTTACGAGATCGTTTGGCCGGACGACGGCAGCGGTCAGGCGACGATCTACGTCGATGGCGAGGTGCTTCGCGTCTTTGCACAGCCAGTCGAGGGCGCGCGCCTCAGCTCGGTGTTCGGGCGCCGCACACATCCGGTCTACGGAAACGTCCGGATGCACACCGGCGTCGATTTTGCCGCGGCAAGCGGGACGCCGGTACGGACGACGGCACCGGGCCGGGTCAGCTTCATCGGCTGGCGAGGCGGTTATGGACGCGTGGTCGAAATCTCCCATGGCTCCGAGACCATGACGCGCTACGCGCATCTCAGCGCCGTGTCGGAGGGCCTAACACAGGGCCAACGCGTGGCGGCGGGAGATTTGATCGGCCGCGTTGGCGCAACCGGCACAGCAACAGGTCCCAACCTGCACTACGAAGTCCTCGTAGATGGGCGTCCGACTGACCCTCTCTCTGACGACAGGCTCGCCGAAGCCGCAGAGAACGAGGTGGATGATACCGCCGCGCTGTTGCGTCTGACCGAGGCGCGCGCGCTTCTGACTGAAAACCTTGACAGCGAAATTGCCCAGACGACAACCGAAAGGCTCTGA
- a CDS encoding SCO family protein, which yields MRRRTIAGYGAAGAGAIALTLFVGWWRVDGPGAPEPIEQRPMALTEMDFRLTDHEGNEVGPETLIGRPTMAFFGFTYCPDVCPTTLSDISGWLDDLGDEAKQLNVVFITVDPERDTVEAMAEYVSYFHPAIRGWTGPEGQIARIADGFRAAYERVPTEGGDYTMNHTASVFLFGAAGRFVTMIDYHEPREFAVPKIRRALEEETEGAT from the coding sequence ATGCGACGAAGGACGATCGCAGGATACGGCGCGGCCGGTGCCGGTGCAATTGCCTTGACGCTCTTCGTCGGTTGGTGGCGGGTCGACGGACCCGGTGCGCCCGAACCTATTGAGCAGCGGCCTATGGCTCTGACCGAGATGGATTTCCGCCTGACTGACCATGAAGGCAACGAGGTCGGGCCGGAAACCCTGATCGGGCGACCGACGATGGCGTTCTTCGGTTTCACTTACTGCCCCGATGTCTGCCCGACCACGCTCTCGGACATTTCAGGTTGGCTCGACGATTTAGGAGACGAAGCCAAACAGTTGAACGTGGTTTTCATCACGGTCGATCCCGAGCGCGATACCGTCGAGGCGATGGCAGAATATGTCAGTTATTTCCACCCAGCGATCCGCGGCTGGACGGGACCGGAGGGGCAGATTGCGCGCATCGCGGACGGCTTCCGCGCTGCCTACGAGCGGGTGCCCACGGAAGGCGGCGACTACACGATGAACCACACGGCCAGCGTCTTCCTGTTCGGTGCCGCTGGACGGTTCGTCACCATGATTGACTATCATGAACCGAGGGAATTCGCGGTACCGAAGATCCGCCGCGCGTTGGAAGAAGAAACGGAGGGAGCGACATGA
- a CDS encoding copper chaperone PCu(A)C has product MKKIIMTGTLAALLTFGGLSVPALAGPVDVVVESAWSRASIGMNRPGAVYMTIRNTGDEPVTLIGLSTPLAMMPEIHETKTNAEGVSSMSAAGEIAIAPGESVALEPGGLHAMLMRLQQPMTEGETFPLTLLFVDGGEVTVEVPILGIAARGPED; this is encoded by the coding sequence ATGAAAAAGATTATTATGACGGGCACACTGGCCGCGCTCTTGACCTTTGGAGGGCTCTCAGTACCCGCACTAGCCGGACCCGTGGATGTCGTCGTCGAAAGCGCCTGGTCCCGCGCCTCCATAGGGATGAACCGCCCCGGGGCCGTCTACATGACGATCCGCAACACTGGCGACGAGCCGGTGACGCTGATTGGTCTTTCAACACCCCTCGCGATGATGCCCGAGATCCACGAGACGAAGACCAATGCCGAAGGTGTGAGTTCCATGAGCGCGGCAGGTGAGATCGCGATCGCCCCGGGCGAGAGCGTCGCGCTTGAGCCGGGCGGCCTCCACGCGATGTTGATGCGGCTACAACAACCCATGACGGAAGGGGAAACCTTTCCGCTGACCCTACTTTTTGTCGACGGGGGCGAGGTGACAGTCGAGGTGCCGATCCTTGGCATCGCCGCACGCGGACCGGAAGACTAA
- a CDS encoding DsbA family protein → MNRRGLILSVLALGVAGFGGATWYATRPGPAAEAKTVAPELADAMIRSYSPILGPADAPVTIVEFFDPACEACRAFHPIVKDIMAQHGDAVRVVVRYTAFHGEASEEAIRVLEAARMQGVYEPVLEAVLRDQPRWASHGAPEPGLILQIAATAGLDAEAARTQMLAPDVVAILNQDRADVETVGVRQTPTFFVNGKSLDPFGEAELRRLVAAEVAAVQS, encoded by the coding sequence ATGAATCGACGCGGCTTAATCCTGTCCGTTCTCGCCCTCGGCGTTGCCGGTTTCGGCGGAGCCACTTGGTACGCGACTCGCCCCGGCCCCGCGGCCGAAGCAAAAACCGTTGCGCCGGAACTCGCGGACGCGATGATCCGCTCTTACTCGCCCATCCTCGGACCTGCCGACGCGCCCGTCACGATTGTCGAATTCTTTGACCCGGCCTGCGAGGCTTGCCGCGCCTTCCATCCGATCGTGAAGGACATCATGGCACAGCATGGAGATGCCGTCCGCGTCGTTGTCCGCTACACCGCGTTTCATGGCGAGGCATCCGAGGAAGCGATCCGCGTGCTCGAGGCAGCACGCATGCAAGGCGTTTACGAGCCGGTGCTCGAAGCCGTTCTGCGGGATCAGCCGAGATGGGCGTCGCACGGCGCGCCTGAGCCCGGTCTGATCCTCCAGATCGCCGCCACTGCCGGACTCGATGCAGAGGCCGCGCGCACGCAAATGCTGGCACCGGATGTCGTTGCGATCCTGAATCAGGATCGTGCGGACGTCGAAACCGTGGGAGTTCGCCAGACTCCTACTTTCTTTGTAAACGGCAAGTCGCTCGATCCATTCGGGGAGGCAGAACTGCGTCGATTAGTGGCCGCGGAAGTTGCCGCCGTGCAAAGCTGA
- a CDS encoding disulfide bond formation protein B encodes MNRVPAETALGLAWIVALVASLAVLFIGEVMGQTPCVLCWFQRAFMFPLAIILGLGLWWRDGSVGRYGIALALGGGVVALWHMGLYAGLIPERIQPCTATGPSCTDDNQLVFGIPIPLMALVAFALIGFLSALSLKETQT; translated from the coding sequence ATGAACCGCGTACCCGCAGAAACCGCCCTCGGGCTGGCATGGATCGTTGCCCTCGTCGCCTCGCTTGCTGTACTTTTCATCGGCGAAGTGATGGGGCAGACACCCTGCGTGCTGTGCTGGTTCCAGCGCGCCTTCATGTTCCCGCTCGCGATCATTCTCGGCCTCGGCCTTTGGTGGCGAGACGGCAGCGTCGGGCGCTATGGCATCGCTCTGGCGCTTGGTGGTGGCGTGGTCGCCCTGTGGCACATGGGCCTCTACGCGGGCCTGATCCCCGAACGCATCCAGCCCTGCACGGCCACCGGCCCCTCTTGCACCGATGATAACCAATTGGTCTTCGGCATTCCGATCCCGCTGATGGCGCTGGTCGCCTTCGCACTGATCGGGTTCCTGTCGGCACTTTCATTGAAGGAAACACAAACATGA
- a CDS encoding SCO family protein has product MSLTSAQKFLWVLAGVASLAFVWLLLWSDYRADRARTDNDPAFVAAFELTDHQGVVRTEEDFSGRWMLVFFGFSNCPDVCPTTLSEVAAVMDGLGDNAARVQPIFITIDPERDTPMALAEFVPLFDANIIGLTGTPEQIAATSETFPIFFERIEEATAPDGYTMGHTSHLSLFDPEAGFADSWPYGTSAEEILADLEERI; this is encoded by the coding sequence TTGTCCCTTACATCGGCACAGAAATTTCTTTGGGTTTTGGCAGGCGTCGCGTCGCTTGCCTTCGTATGGCTTTTGCTCTGGTCGGACTATCGCGCTGACCGCGCCCGAACCGACAACGATCCAGCGTTTGTCGCTGCATTCGAATTGACGGACCACCAAGGTGTGGTTCGCACGGAAGAAGACTTTTCGGGGCGTTGGATGTTGGTATTTTTCGGCTTCAGCAACTGCCCCGATGTCTGCCCGACGACACTGTCTGAGGTCGCGGCGGTGATGGACGGTCTGGGCGACAATGCCGCGAGGGTCCAGCCGATTTTCATAACCATCGACCCCGAACGGGACACGCCCATGGCACTCGCCGAATTCGTTCCGCTGTTCGATGCGAACATCATCGGGCTGACAGGTACGCCCGAACAGATCGCCGCTACATCCGAAACGTTTCCGATCTTCTTTGAACGCATCGAAGAGGCTACAGCTCCGGATGGCTACACAATGGGCCACACGTCACATCTGTCTCTATTCGATCCCGAGGCAGGCTTTGCAGACTCATGGCCCTATGGCACGTCCGCTGAAGAGATTCTCGCCGATCTGGAAGAGAGGATCTGA